Within Anolis sagrei isolate rAnoSag1 chromosome 3, rAnoSag1.mat, whole genome shotgun sequence, the genomic segment AGTAAGTTAGCACAGATCTAATAAATTTCATGGTGAAAAGAGAGAAAGACCAGCATGAAAAACAGAAAGAGCTGAGTTTCAGAAGAAAAGGAGTTGAAACTGGAACTAATTTTTTTAATTGAGTGTGGGCAGGTTCTTATAGAATCCCTGTACAACTCTTTCCAGTGCTAGTTTATCTATGGATATAATTTTTGTTAATGTTAACAAAATAATTTGCAACTTAGCACAACTGGAAGGGTGATCACACTGCCTAGCGTCCTAAGATTTCTGTTCATGAAATGATTTTGTATGAAAAATGAGTAATGGAAACTCATTTGGATCCTATCCATTCTGACTCAAATATGAATCTGAATTTTGATTCAGAAAGGTAAATCTTTATATCTTCCATTGGTAACTATTGGAATTAGTATTAAAGATACCATTTTTTCCTTATTGAAATTGGATGACATGTACAGAATGTGTACAGAATGTGAAATGTGTACAGAAAATGCATACAAACGTCCATGAGAGATGAAAAAGGAAAGTCTCACTGATAAAATGGAAACGACATGTATGCAGTAAAGATTCAGAGAACAAAACAGATTTGTAATACCCCTTGCAGAAATTTCCAGCACCTTATAAATTACCAAGTTGCACCCAATCCATACATTTTTGTGTCtttaaattttgattttttaaaggggAAATTTGTGGAAGATACAAAAGGAATCTTCCCTCCTCAATCTCCTGAATTTGTCATCCCAATTCAGTTTAAGTTTGACCATATCCCTAATATTTCTCATTCTCCCATTGGTCAGTGATAAAATCTAACACAGATTTCTCATTTGCAGTACAGGTAGAcaatgagttacaaacatctgatttacaaatgactcatagttaagaacgggggtgagacaacaggaagtgagagaaatctacgcctcagaagggaaattcactcttgaaagagttatcatagggaaaaaatgcctctactgaagctttatctccaagccttgtttccacaacaacccaattttttttcaattatcacaggtacagaaagggaggtgaaatcttctgaacaaagaggggcacagacagcaaaacaaacaccacaggggtgttaactctccCCTATGCTGTCCAATGCCCAATATATACAGGCAGCTCCCAAGTTattaacaagataggttctgtaggcttgttcttaagttgaatttgtatgtaagtcagaacttGCACAGTTTTAAGTATGACTCTAGCCAATCaggtttggatagcatagggagagGTTAACATCCCTATGTTTGGGTGTCTGTgtccatgttcagaagatttcacctaactTTAAAAGAAGGAAGGTCTCTTCTTTAGTGTCACTCTCTGCTGGTCTGCTTTGATGCACAAAAAAATTTAAATGGTGTCAGAACGTAAGTCCTTGTGAGCACATTTTTGAATTTAATATCCACACCAGTGTTTCGGTGTCTTACTGCTTTCGTTGCAGATGGTGTAAGGGTGAAATGCGATTCTCTTTATATATTAGAATAATTTCTAGCTTTTAATCACATAGAATGGTATGATGAAGTACTAAAAATAtggtggttttgttgttttgttttgatttgttgaTGCCACCTTGGCAGCTACTATGAAAATGCAGTGTATTGAAgtattagaaagaaagaaagaaagaaagaaagaaagaaagaaagaaagaaagaaagaaagaaagagagagagagtgagtgagaggcaggcaggcaggcaggcaggcaggggcaTACTATTTGATAGAATCCCTCAAATCTGCTCCCAGgatgttttcacaacaagcccaATACAATTTTATCTTCGTCACCCTTTCCTCCTGAACTTTTCAACAGAAGGGAAGGACAACTTAACCATCACGAGTGGAATATTTGCACAGCTAACGTGCATATGATGTTAAAGTTAGGAAATATGGCATTGCTCAGTAGTAACACAGTTGCTTTGCATGCAAGTCCCTTCTTCTGCACAGGTAGAGCTGGGAAAAACTTTGAGAAAGCCAACTTAAAATTTAGACAACTCTAAATTTGATGAACCTATGGTCTTTCAGAGGGTGAAATTGCTTTGGCCCTAAATTACTGTATGTGAATATCAAAATGTGGAGAAGATACTTTTTGAATTGTGTTCATTGTGAGATCCTGAGGGCAGTTATCCATAACATTCTCTGTGAATAAATATAAAGGTTTATGCTAGTCAGAGGTATCCTTAATACACTTCTAGTGTAATGTTGAGCCACATTTGCCTCTGATGATACAGAGTCTGACAATTCTGTTACGAAGTCGGAAAAACTTATTATTGCTTCTACATTCCATTTTCCTTACTAGGGCTCAAGCCAATATTGAAAGTACTATGGATTCGATGGGCCCAGTAGGTTTCTCTAATATTTCAACTATGTATGTCAGATGCCAAATGGCTTTGGAAATTGAAAGGTGTTTGCAAAACATTGAGGTATCATCTATTTCAAGAAAAGTCAAATATCACCTGGGCATTTACAGATCCCTTAGCTGAATCTAACATATCTTTTGAGCAGTTTTGCCATCTTTGTACCATGAGTAATTTCTTCTCCAGCCCATTGGCTTGAAAGCTGTAGAACTGGCCAGCTGAATTACTACTGTGATAAATGGATGATTTGAACTAAATTGAGATGAGTGGGCTGATTTACAGTGAGATAAAAGCAACATCTGAAAGTAACCTTAATCATAGTCTGTGGGTGTTTCAGTGTTGGCAGCCTACTTGAAAGGACAGCTGTCCCAAATCCAAAAAGCCCACCTACTGTGTAGCAAAACTGGAGCCACAAGAAATCTTTATTCCTCCATTTCAGAATGACGTATGCTCATCTTGTAAGAGAGGTAAATCAGCTTGTGTTCAGTAATGATCTAAACTCAGAATTTGGATACTTTCATTTGGTGAGAGGAAAGCAGACTGTGGGTGTTTCCAATGGCTGTGAGACTGCAAAGTGTGAGGAAAGAGGCAGACAAATGTGTGGGTAGACAACATTTCCTTAATGCTCATGCTTCTTTGTTATTATTGACAGGAGCAGAAGATGACATTTCTATTATAAAAGAATTAGTAATGTTCAGTTGATTATGAGGGCCTTTTCAAATTAACatggtgtgtgagagaaaaaCATGCCTGATGAAAAACATGGGGGATATGTAGTTTCTACTATGTGCCTGTAACCAGATGCAAAAATAACTGCATTATCTTCTGGGATCTTCCAATGTTCTCTAGATGTCTCAATGGATGATGAAATCATTTCAAGTCtggctacagcagtggttctcaaactgttggtccccaggtgttttggcctacaattcccagaaatcccagccagtttaccagctgttcggatttctgggagttgaaggccaaaacatctggggaccaacagattgagaaccactgggctgcAGGGatagagaaaaaaaacattttgaatccaACCAGTATGGAATGGGCAGAGCTGCAGTGGCACTACTGTTAGTCTGTTCAGCGGGCTTTGTTTGTtgtggagaaagaaagggaaactcAACCTCTGGATTGATCAACAAAAGAACATACACTGGTTTAACGTTGACTTATGCCTGCATATGCCATTAACAGGatacaagaggaatttattggcTAGAGGTATAGAGGGTTAAACAAAATGTGAATAAACTCTGCGGAGATCAGTGACAGAAGCCAAGATGGTGGGTAGCACTGGAgtgggttatttatttgtcgtgtcaggacaaccggtcaaattatattacatttctaacagaacaaagcaaacaaacagacaaaatacacatttgtgagtttgctagttgattaaatgtcctttgaccagtatctggccacttggagtgattctggtgttgctgcaagaaggtcctccattgtgcatgtggcagggctcaggttgcattgcagcaggtggtcagtggtttgctcctctccacactcgcatgtcgaggattccactttgtagccccatttctgaaggttggctctgcatctcgtggtgccaaagcgcagtctgttcagtgccttccaagttgcccagtcctctgtgtgcccaggggggagtctctcatttggtatcacccattggttgcggttctgggtttgagcctgccacttttggactctcgcttgctgaggtgttccagcgagtgtctctgtagatcttagaaaactatttctagatttaagtcattgacgtgctggctgataaccaaacaagggatgagctggagatgtctctgccttggtcctttcactattggctgctacttcccagcggatgtcaggtggtgcaatacccactaagcagtgtaatttctccagtggtgtagggcgcagacaccctgtgataatgcggcatgtctcattaagagccacatccactgttttagtgtggtgagatgtgttccacactgggcatgcatactcagcagcagagtagcacagcgcaaggtcagatgtcttcactgtgggttGAGGGGTAATTGTACTGTGGGTGATGGGTTGTCcatgtatgtgtatttgtatatgtctGCAATATATATTGTCaatgtattacatttttatttttttattttttaaaaagaaaacaggatACAAGGCTGCTAGGAAGTCTTAGTACTTACGTATGCAGAGCAATGTAGTCTTTTTGTATCTACAAGCTGCCTTTACTGTAAGCCTCCTAAGGCAGCTTACATTAACTCAACATTGCAATTATTTGAACAATAATCATTCACTAAGGTCTCCTTTAGGGATATAGTGAGATAATTTTGACTGAGACAAGCAGAGACAAAATCTGGAGGGCAGAAAGGTTTGAGCATCTGTACTGTAACTATAAAAGAAGTTTCTATGAGGTGAAAGTTAATGCAagttaatgcttttttaaaaatgctgttaaGTTGCATAAAAACACATAAGTGTAAAATAGAATAATTTTCACATGAAAAATATTTGTGTAAACTAAATAGCATTGATTAGAAAGTAAATACATAATGTACAAGTCATCCTGTAATAAAGATTTGAAGCCTTAATAAAAgcatattttatttcaattgtatTACTTACATATTACTGTTTAAGCCAtcgaatatttgcctttttatgtctgtgagccatcccaagtcccctcGAGAAGatgggacaggatataaataaagtgttgttgttgttgttgctgctgctgtggtaGAGAAACCACACAGTGGTTATGTGCCCAAGTGGGTTTCTTAGTTCCTTAGATGGGTCAGAAGTGGGGCTTATCAACTGGCAAGCAGGTCATCTGAATCTAAATGCAAAGCCAGCACTATACAGCTATAACAAAAATTGTCTCTTACAAATCTCCTGTCAAGAGTTGTGTGGTTGCTCTCTCCACTTGTGCCAGCCTCTTGCTACTACTGCGTGCATGGACCTGAAGCAGAAGGGCATACAGAAAAGCTGCAAGAAAGTCTGACCAGAAAAAAACACCACTATCATCTTACCCACAGGGAACTACAGGTTCCTCAGAACCTGTTCAAATCAGCAGTTCTGACCTGATCTAGGTTATAGCTATGAGGAATTATACCAATAGTAGTTTCAGGAGGAAGCTAAATGTGGCATACAGTATACTACAGAGTATTCTGTGTTTTGTCAgtccattacattttttttcagcTGACTTTTGCAAAAGTACAGAACTCCCTGGATTTTGCATCTGTCAttgaaacaaaattttaaaaatcctcactttttaaaagaatagGCATGTCAGCCTATGTCATGGACTTCCCCATTCTGCTTCACAAGGGGATTCCCAAGAACATTAAAAGCAGGAGGAGGATGCTTGATTGATGCTTCTTGAAAAAGCAAGTTAAGTTAACAAAGGACACTGGAAACATTGCAGAATATACCATTACTTGTGCAGAACAACAGTTGGTTTTCACATCCATATGCTTCATGACTTGATTCAACTACATATACCAATTTAAAATATGATTAATAAATTACTCTTGACCAAAAAATGGCATGCATGAGTCTGCTTAAAGAGGAACGGCATAATTCTCTTTCTACCATTGGTACAGATTTATCTGCATGAGAGATGGAATtatgcagccctccagatatttgtgGATTTCCTCTCCCATCAGCCCTATCGAGAACAGCCAATGGCAAAGCACgaacaacaattatttattttttttctccccaaagTTAGTTGGTATGTCCTGTACCTTAAATTGATGGGGCAAGTTAGTATTCATTTAGTTATTCTTAAGTAACTTTATCCAAGTTTTCTGGAATTGGTGCATGGACAAATAGGTTCACATCTATTCAGGGGTGTACCGAGGGGTGGTAAGTCCCTTTTATATGTCCCTTTTCTGTTCTAAACTTCACTGGCAATTTTTATAAAGTAATATCACTCTTAAAAGTTTCccagaaaaataaatgtatgtgGTAAGAAAAACTGAAGCCTCTATCATTCCTTTGTTTTTGTTGATGTGATTCAAACATTTGTTTTTCATGCTCACAAAGAACTTTGGACAGCTTGTCAGAATTGTACAGTGTTTCAGTCTTACTTTGTGTTCCAAACGGTTTTACATCACATTTTAGTGATCTGTCAGCTATGCAACAGATGAATGAAATGAATTGTCAGATTTCACTAGTAACTAAATTGAAAACCAAACTTAATTTTTTCAAATCTGTAGTTCTCAGATGCCATTGAGGTAATGGATGTATGTGATAAAACAGCACTAACAGCTGAAGACCACTTATTGAGTATCACCCTCTTAACAGGTTCTCATTTCCTTGCAGGAACTTTTTACACCAGAATGCAAATTTAAGGAGTCTGTTTTTGAAAATTATTATGTAATCTACTCATCAATGCTCTACAGACAACAAGAATCAGGTAGGGCCTGGTTCTTGGGGCTCAATAAAGAAGGGCAAGTCATGAAAGGGAACAGAGTGAAGAAAACAAAACCAGCAGCTCATTTTCTACCGAAGCCATTGGAAGGTAAGCTTTAGATTGGCACAGCTACATATACTGAAACATTAACACCATTCCTTCATCTTGAAATAATAGCAGCTAGTAATTGTCTTGTTACTATGGTGGTGATTTCATTCTGAGTTTTaattgaactttaaaggaaccaTCCAAGGAACTAAGCCTGTTTTTCAATTGAATTCAACTTCTCGGCTCACTCTAAAGGTCAgatgaaatcccaggattcaccATGCTACTGACATGAAAGCCTCCAGTCACCATTGCCCTTAAGACTCTGTACAGAGTGGGTGGCTTTAGTGGTATGCCTTTTACCAGTGCCAGTTAACTTGCTGGCTGAGGGATAGTTAATGTTATAGTGCTTATTCTCTGTGTTGTAAGTCCTCAAAATGAACTCATTTGAAGTGTGGTCATTGTGATTCATTGGGAAAGACTATAATGCTTGGAAAAGGGAAATACAGTACGAGACTAGGAAAACCACATCACAAGTGAATTGATCCAGTCAATGAAGCTCCAGCCCTGATCGTTCAAAGCAGTTGATGACCAGAGATCCTTGAGGTCTCTCATTTGTATGGTCATTTTAAGTCAAAGTCATTTTGATATTAAATAATGAGtgcaaaaaggtaacttttccaataTGTTATGATGTTTCTCTGATTTTTGTGCAATCCCAAGTCCCACAGCAATATTAAACGATTTCTTTCTAAGTCTAAGGAGTTCTTTTGTGCTTTATTTTACTCTTTCTGAAAAGAAATCCTTTTTTGTTGAAACAGTCTGGACATGAGCTTGGCAAATTATGCTGAGAGCTAATCCCAGCCGCTCAAATAGAGCACTAAATTAGCATGATGGCTAAATTTTCTGAGCAGGAAAATTACAAGTTCCTGGCTGTAACATCATCCTCATATACTCCTTTGGTGAATTCCAACAAGCCATCCCTTTCCCAAATCTCAGCTGTTGTCAGGATTTCTTAGGTGCTGCATGAGAAGCTTTGGCTCAATAGCACTCAATGAAATGCTTAGTATTCTGAAGGAAAAGTCAGACTCCTGAGTTGAAGTGTGAAAATATTACTAACCAGGTAGGAAGAACTATATTATGGATTTTTTTAACATTCCACTTTAGAAAACAAAGAGCCTGCTAAAGTCAAGAGTCTATTGGGTCAGCTGAACACTGCACTCACTGATGTCAAGCGGATTTTAGATTTCAAAATCCACTTCAGAATCCACAGCAGCAAAGCACTGGTTGGATATTCTGAATACAAAATTCTGGCAATCTCAGAAAGCCAACTCCAGATGCCAGCTTCTgctgttcctatgtttccacgtATAAAAATTAGCATTACAAAAATGAGTTTTGTGATCTGTTCACCTCCTCCACCATTACAGATTTGTCACAGTTTAGCAATTTCCTCCCAAACCTAAATTGTGGTTAACTGTGTTGAAAAGCTGCTCTAATCCTTTGTTCAACATTGGCTTGCTTCAAACATACCATGTTTAAAGTTATTGACATATTTGAGAGTTGGGTAACACATCAAGGCATGGTTATATCAAAACTAGAAGCAAATACTCAGAACTCCTTGCAGCCATGGTGGTGACAGAGTGAGGAGAGTATTAACCCAGTGAGGAGACAAGACTAATTCTTAAATATAGATTAGCATTACATCGGAACCTGCCCAATATACCTTTCTAAATAAGTATTCGGATTACTCATCACATGGATAGATATTCCTCCATGCAGATGTACTCTGTGTGGTTTTACAGTCTTCAGTTTCATGTGAAACATGCTGTTCTTTGAATCTATGTTATATTTGCTAGTAGAAACATTAGCAGCGATATCAAAATAAATATGTGCAATGCCAATACAGAAGTAAAAATATTGAGGCAGGAAATGAGAGGAGCACAGGATAGAATATACCTGTGTTATGAAACAAAAAggattttgggaattatagtaaaaaaaatcttCCCCAAGCTTTAGGCAACACAAGGTGAATAATGCCAAGGAATGCCACATTGCTAACAGTGCTATGAAGGTTGGAGAGGAATAGAGAAGCATGCACAGATTTGCAGATCTATAACTTTAGGTTACAAGTCCATTACTACAATACTGATTGCCAGCCATAGTGTTATATATTCCAGCAATTCAGGTTGAAGTAATGATAATACTGTTGACCACAAACAAAtgtgaatattttaaattttggacGGATGCAGTTTGCTATGACATTAATAGGAGTTAACTGCATAATAGTTGTCTTACAAATGTTTCACACTTGCCATCAAGAGGATTCTAACAAGAGAGGTCTAACTATTGAATCTTGAAAGAGTTGCTTGATAATCCTTTGCTGATATGTTTTTAAAGCCCCTTTTCTCcctatttctcttttttttcttcccttgaaGTTGCCATGTATCGGGAACCATCTTTGCATGATGTTGGAGAAACAGTGCCAAAGGCTGGGGTGACTCCGAGTAAAAGCACAAGTGCATCGGCAATAATGAATGGCGGCAAACCAGTTAACAAGAGTAAGACGACATAGCCAGATCTCCATGGGTGTTGTGACTTACCGAGCTCTATTACATATGGCTGAGCACTTTACCCTTGCAAGACTGTCTCACTCTGGTGTCTGCGGATCAGCTGGAGGCAAGCCGACGCTTGCTCTTCACTCGTTCTGAACAAGTTTGTTGCAAGCGGTTAAATCTCAGCCTGTAACTCCTCCCACAGCAAAGAAGACACCTGGATAACCAGCTGAACTCAGACCATGGAATGCCCTACCAGATATGGAATGCCTTTTTAATATCTTTTCTGTGACTGTGACACCTCATGTGAATGACATACTTCACAAGTACACTTGATACCCTGCCTGCTGACAGTTACCCATAATCCCCCTTTTGAGTCCAGGAAACCCATATGTTTTAAGTTCAATTTTGTAGCacacaaaacaataacaagtaATTTCTAGATAGATGCTGTAAACCTGTGCTATTATCgattttctcttcttcccccttttttacGAGGCTGCTCGCTCCGCTGTCTGTGTGACTCCTTTGCAGGGATTGTGTTTTTCTCAGATTTAAATGTTGATGGTGGCTTAGTTTTGAAAAGCAATCAGGGAATCAGGGGAGCCTTCAAAAACCTTATTAGGAATTATATCTATCAAAGGATAGGATCGTCTCAGAGTTCCAAATGGGGGTTCAACATGGGTACACTGAGGGTAGCGTTACTGAGGAGGGAAAAGCGTCAAACATGGTCTGACAACAATCTCTCGAGGCCACTGTTTGACATCTCCTGAtagtttctttgtgtgtgtgtgttttatacatATCACAGGCTTACTGGTAATGGTAACATTTGCCTTCCCAGCGAGCAAGACCCACACGTTTTTGGGAAAGTGGGTCCAAAGAACTCTGTAGGCCTTGTAGGCCTGAATTAAGGCTCATTTTTCATCTACTAGTCATTATTTGAaagtttaaaaaatcacattaaaacgAATGAGAATTGCGCTACCTAAGTCTGTTTCAAAACAATAGAATCCTTTTTCCTGTTTTTAAAGAATGGAACGTAATCCCATCCTTATTTTTGGCTGTAGTCCACTCTCTTATCCAGCAAAGCATGGGCCAGGAAGTTATTGTGTTCTTTTTTGCAGCACCAATGCAAAGGGTAGTTACAaaatatactttatttttttcagtgttttaaaaaaGGGATGTTTTCAACAGGACATATTTAAAGAGTTcctttgtgtttctttttaaaaagcatgcagAGTTCAATCGCTATGTATTATTTCACCAGTACCCCACTACCACATATTTCCAGTTCAGCTTCTTAGGATATTATGCCCTCCAAATTGCTAGGTTTATGGTGCCTTGCCTTGATATCAATATTCTTTTCATTGTTACTACACAAACCTAGGAAAATTCTAAGATGAGTACATGGCCTAGAACTTTTCTCATCCAATTGCCTAATAAAAGGAAGATGGTTGTTATTGCCTTGACACCAGAGTTGACGCCAATGAGAACAGAAAGGAGAATGGCCACAAGGGGATTGAAGCTGTAAAAAACATGAAATGGGTAAAGAACCTGAAAGTGCTTTTTTTAATGTATGTGATTAAAAACCGGAGGCATGACAAGAACCAAAATGTACCTCAGTTCTGGAAAACTATGTATGAGACTACTAGGTGTTCCTTTCCATGTTGGCTTCTCATGTCATTTTTGAATCTGTACTTTCAGAATGGCTTCTAAATATTGATTTGTGTTTGAAATCCATTGTGGTCTCTTCAGATGTCCATTCTTTTTAAAGGGTTACCAACTGACCATTGATTAGCTTTTGATGCTTACAAAATTTTCATATGAGCTTCAGTTTTAATAAACACTTCATATAAGTCCAGTAAATTATACAGTGGGCTTCTTAATTAAGAATATACAAAACAAATGATTTGaccatttcatttttgttttatttccattTAAGAGGAGAGACTGTTTAAAGTTGGATTGTTTCAACCAAATGaacaaagcattttaaaagctAATCAATTTCCAAGCATGTAATAAGACTCTGACCCAACTCACCCTGAAAAGAGAAAGAACCAAGGAATCAGAGAAGCATTGTAAAATGGTGAAAATATGTGCATAAAATTAACCCCCTTCTCCCAGTATCTTATCAAAATGGCATTTCCTCAAGGATTAGATTGTAAAGAAGGGCCTTTCCATGTGTCACTCAACGAGGAGGACCTTCTCATTCCCCGGATACATACAGGAATCAGCAGGTGGACTGGCCCACTCCTGCAGGCGCTGTGTGTTCACAGGCTGTGCAGTGAACATTGAAACCGAAGGTCTCTGCCCAGTCTGTCAACTTACTCTCAACTGTGAAATGCTTTGTGTTATTCTCTAGAGCACCAGATCCTGGAGCCTGCTTACTTTAATTTTAAATAGGCCGTTACATTTCTGTACTGTGCAACTggagttttaaaaacaaacattctGGAACACTCTGA encodes:
- the FGF14 gene encoding fibroblast growth factor 14 isoform X3, with amino-acid sequence MHPDGSLDGTKDDSSNSTLFNLIPVGLRVVAIQGVKTGLYIALNGEGFLYTSELFTPECKFKESVFENYYVIYSSMLYRQQESGRAWFLGLNKEGQVMKGNRVKKTKPAAHFLPKPLEVAMYREPSLHDVGETVPKAGVTPSKSTSASAIMNGGKPVNKSKTT
- the FGF14 gene encoding fibroblast growth factor 14 isoform X2 → MRFLWNIFSKGSHMLQCLCGKSLKKNKNPTDPQLKGIVTRLYCRQGYYLQMHPDGSLDGTKDDSSNSTLFNLIPVGLRVVAIQGVKTGLYIALNGEGFLYTSELFTPECKFKESVFENYYVIYSSMLYRQQESGRAWFLGLNKEGQVMKGNRVKKTKPAAHFLPKPLEVAMYREPSLHDVGETVPKAGVTPSKSTSASAIMNGGKPVNKSKTT